One segment of Rhodothermales bacterium DNA contains the following:
- a CDS encoding HAMP domain-containing protein, which yields MMLTFVVFVGVAAAAIWLYLAFVLQGDIDSVLDRTIREQAERVAVLLDDTPAAELTIVARDFAQIGEMHITVVRGSELVVEEMRLSPSNSTIAAQVGLPTELQPGQREIEQLKSDAGSLVHYMSVRRAESDLTVRVGQGEPRLLALVNRIKAALVVGMVLALVLAVLGSWLAAQRVTIPLTEIRNSARRIAEGDLDRQIQVHSRASEFIDLEDSLNRMSDSFREKIVNLQRMAAVQNEFIGNVSHEVRNPIFAVGGYVEALSSPGLTDEHRSLYGEKALSNLQRLSNLFNDLIEIARLEYREDLISPDIFDMSELVLEVGESLRAKLKDKGLSLEVDNPTLLVHADRNRMRQVVINLVENAIAYSDEGSIRCRVARRKDKVRVEVIDTGRGIDEEHLERVFERFYRVDPDRSRRSGGTGLGLSIVKQILQAHGQQIHVESTQGRGSRFWFELPYSAAADYVEP from the coding sequence ATGATGCTCACGTTCGTCGTGTTCGTGGGCGTCGCGGCCGCCGCGATCTGGCTGTACCTGGCGTTCGTTCTTCAGGGCGACATCGACAGCGTCCTGGACCGCACCATTCGAGAGCAAGCCGAGCGGGTCGCCGTCCTGTTGGATGACACACCCGCAGCTGAACTCACCATCGTGGCCCGTGATTTTGCCCAGATCGGAGAGATGCATATCACGGTAGTTCGTGGAAGCGAACTTGTCGTCGAGGAAATGCGGCTCTCGCCGTCAAACAGCACCATAGCTGCGCAGGTCGGTTTGCCGACCGAACTCCAACCGGGGCAGCGCGAAATCGAGCAACTCAAGTCTGACGCTGGGTCCCTCGTTCACTACATGAGCGTGCGCCGCGCTGAGTCGGATCTAACCGTTCGCGTCGGGCAGGGCGAGCCGCGCCTGCTGGCGCTTGTCAACCGGATCAAGGCGGCGCTCGTCGTCGGAATGGTGCTGGCGCTGGTGCTCGCCGTACTCGGTAGTTGGCTGGCGGCCCAGCGCGTCACGATCCCTCTTACAGAGATCCGCAACAGCGCCCGCCGAATCGCCGAAGGCGATCTCGATCGACAGATTCAGGTGCATTCACGCGCATCTGAATTCATCGATCTCGAGGACAGTCTGAACCGGATGTCCGACAGCTTTCGGGAGAAAATCGTCAACCTGCAACGCATGGCAGCCGTGCAGAATGAGTTTATCGGTAATGTGTCGCACGAGGTGCGGAATCCGATCTTCGCCGTTGGGGGCTACGTTGAGGCCCTCTCGTCCCCCGGTCTAACCGATGAACACCGTTCCCTGTATGGCGAAAAGGCGTTGTCGAACCTGCAGCGACTTTCAAATCTGTTCAACGACCTGATCGAGATCGCGCGCCTTGAATATCGGGAGGACCTGATTTCGCCGGACATTTTCGACATGTCGGAACTGGTACTCGAGGTGGGCGAATCCCTCCGCGCCAAACTCAAAGACAAAGGGTTGAGCCTGGAGGTCGATAACCCGACCCTTCTCGTGCATGCGGACAGAAATCGGATGCGACAGGTGGTAATCAACCTTGTCGAGAACGCCATCGCGTATTCGGACGAGGGTTCGATTCGATGCCGCGTTGCACGGAGAAAGGACAAGGTGCGAGTGGAAGTGATCGACACAGGTCGCGGAATAGACGAGGAGCACCTGGAGCGCGTATTTGAGCGATTCTACCGTGTCGATCCCGACCGATCGAGGAGAAGCGGCGGCACCGGCCTCGGCCTGAGTATTGTCAAACAGATCCTCCAGGCGCACGGACAGCAGATTCACGTCGAGAGTACGCAGGGCCGCGGATCGCGCTTCTGGTTCGAATTGCCCTACTCTGCCGCTGCCGACTACGTCGAACCCTAG
- a CDS encoding response regulator transcription factor, translating to MAVTSEPSDINILVVDDEEDVAEVVGHFLSQEGFTVHKAFDGEEALQKATPDIDLIVLDIMLPGLDGYEVCRRLRSRVETETIPIIFLSAKVEEEDQIKGLMLGGDAYLTKPVSPSVILANVKAILRRSGVEESRTLQVDGLTIYEDEYRASLADKDLGLTLTEFELLRYLVRHPRKAFTRQQLLETIWKDAMMVTERTVDAHIKNLREKLGPFAEHIQTVRGVGYRFVREASAES from the coding sequence ATGGCCGTTACATCCGAACCTTCCGATATCAACATTCTCGTCGTAGATGACGAAGAGGATGTTGCCGAAGTCGTTGGTCATTTCCTTTCTCAGGAAGGCTTCACTGTCCACAAGGCGTTCGATGGCGAGGAAGCGCTTCAGAAGGCCACGCCGGACATCGACCTCATTGTTCTCGATATCATGCTCCCCGGCCTTGATGGCTATGAAGTATGTCGTCGGCTGCGTTCCCGAGTCGAAACGGAGACGATTCCGATCATTTTCCTGAGCGCCAAAGTCGAAGAAGAGGATCAGATCAAGGGTCTCATGCTCGGTGGCGACGCGTACCTCACGAAGCCGGTATCTCCGTCGGTGATCCTTGCAAACGTGAAGGCTATCCTGCGGCGCAGCGGAGTTGAAGAGAGCCGGACGCTGCAAGTCGACGGCCTTACGATCTATGAGGACGAATACCGGGCGAGCCTTGCTGACAAGGACCTCGGACTCACATTGACGGAGTTTGAGCTTCTTCGGTATCTCGTTCGGCATCCACGCAAGGCGTTCACCCGCCAGCAGCTCCTGGAGACCATCTGGAAGGATGCCATGATGGTGACCGAGCGAACCGTCGATGCACATATCAAAAACCTTCGCGAAAAGCTCGGGCCATTTGCCGAGCACATTCAGACCGTTCGTGGAGTCGGGTACCGTTTCGTTCGAGAGGCCAGCGCCGAGTCGTAG
- the alr gene encoding alanine racemase: protein MDDAGNLEPNSLPQDLFPNRVEVDLSRIRNNLDVMRRHAGGGPVMAVVKANAYGHGAIRVARALESHGVEFLAVAQVQEAVELRLAGLERPILVMGVPRKQDLPVLADMRLDILIHSPEWARTVADFAGRTRELSVHLKVDTGMHRLGMRPEDVAETISTLESAPGIRLAGLWTHFASADDPESSFTAKQYDVLRGIIQTFGDRFDYVHVRASNAVHYHRDVGSSGESNLIRIGISLYGYLHDARAASDIGLKPAMRMVSRVAQTRVIEAGEGVSYNLKWTAKRRTQIATISCGYADGYFRALSNKAEIGIHGKRFPVVGTVCMDLTMVNLGEPGSIVVQEGDAAIMFGDGGPSAYEVAQWADTIVYEVCTNVSRRVRRVHKD, encoded by the coding sequence TTGGACGACGCTGGCAATCTCGAGCCGAATTCGTTGCCACAGGACCTGTTTCCAAATCGTGTTGAGGTTGACCTCAGCCGCATCCGGAACAACCTCGATGTGATGCGCCGTCACGCCGGCGGCGGACCGGTGATGGCTGTGGTGAAGGCCAATGCATACGGACACGGGGCGATCCGCGTTGCCCGGGCGCTTGAATCGCACGGTGTGGAATTCCTTGCCGTGGCCCAGGTGCAGGAGGCCGTAGAGCTTCGTCTTGCCGGCCTGGAGAGACCCATTCTCGTGATGGGCGTTCCACGCAAGCAGGACCTGCCCGTGCTGGCAGACATGCGGCTGGACATCCTCATCCATTCTCCGGAATGGGCTCGTACGGTCGCCGACTTCGCCGGGCGCACGCGCGAATTATCGGTCCACCTCAAGGTCGACACCGGGATGCACCGGCTGGGCATGAGGCCCGAAGACGTCGCCGAGACCATCTCGACGCTCGAGTCTGCCCCCGGAATACGACTTGCCGGACTGTGGACGCATTTTGCGTCGGCCGACGATCCGGAAAGTTCATTCACTGCGAAGCAGTATGACGTCCTCCGTGGCATCATTCAGACGTTCGGAGACAGGTTCGATTACGTCCACGTGCGCGCGAGCAATGCCGTTCATTACCATCGGGACGTCGGGTCGTCAGGTGAAAGCAACCTCATTCGGATCGGGATCAGCCTGTATGGATACCTTCACGATGCGCGTGCGGCAAGCGACATTGGCCTTAAGCCGGCGATGCGGATGGTTTCGCGCGTGGCTCAGACAAGAGTGATTGAAGCCGGAGAGGGTGTATCCTACAACCTTAAGTGGACGGCGAAAAGACGAACGCAGATTGCCACGATATCGTGCGGATATGCCGACGGCTATTTCAGAGCACTCTCGAACAAGGCAGAGATCGGCATTCATGGCAAGCGATTTCCGGTGGTTGGAACCGTGTGCATGGACCTGACCATGGTCAACCTCGGCGAGCCAGGATCGATCGTGGTGCAGGAAGGCGATGCCGCCATCATGTTCGGCGACGGTGGACCCAGTGCGTATGAGGTGGCCCAATGGGCCGACACGATCGTGTACGAGGTGTGCACCAACGTCTCCCGCAGGGTTCGCCGCGTGCATAAGGACTAG